A window of Anaerolineae bacterium genomic DNA:
ATGGCCTGACGCCGGAACAGGTGACAGAAGAGGTGGTCAGCTCATACCTGCACACCGCCGGCCTGCCGGACCCGGACCTCATCATCCGCACCGCCGGCGAGATGCGGTTGAGCAATTTCCTCATCTGGCAAAGCGCCTACGCCGAATATTATTCCACCCCGGTCTACTGGCCGGACTTCGACCGCGAGGAGCTGTATAAGGCGCTGGTCGCGTACAGCCAGCGCGAGCGCCGCTACGGGCGCGTGCTCGACCAATAACCCGACTATCTCATCGGAGCATCGCTATGCTGCGCACCCGCGTCCTCAGCGCCCTGGTCCTTCTGCCCATCGTGGCCGTGCTCCTTTATCTGGGCGGTTGGTGGTTCGCCGGCGCCGTGCTGGTCGTGGCCGGCCTGGCCCTCCACGAGCTGTACGGCCTGCTCCGACAGGCCGAACTGGCCCCGCAGGAGATCATCGGCCTGCTTCTGGCGGTCGCCCTGGTACTTCCTCCCATCCTTCCGTCAGCTCGCCCCTGGCTGGAGCTGGCCGTCACCCTGTGCACCGCCGGCGCCCTGGTCTGGCACATGCTTCAGCCCGGGCGAACGCGCCCTGGCGTGGATGCCCTGGCGACGCTGGCCGGCGCGCTGTACCTGGGCTGGATGGGCCGGCACTTCGTCGCCTTACGTCTGGCACCGCAGGGCCTGTGGTGGACGGCGCTGGCCCTGCTCTCCACCTGGATCACCGACAGCGGCGCCTATTTCGTCGGCCGGCGCTGGGGCCGGCGGCCTTTGGCGCCCCGCCTCAGCCCGAAAAAGACGTGGGAGGGGGCGGTTGGGGGATGGCTGACGGGCGTCGCGCTGACGCCGGCGGTGGCCTGGCTGTTGGGCCTTTCCCCCTGGCATGGGCTGGCCCTGGGGGCGCTGATCGCCACGGTGGCGCCGTTCGGGGACCTGGCGGAATCCATGTTCAAGCGGCAGGTCGGCGCCAAGGACTCCAGCAACCTCATCCCCGGCCACGGGGGGATGCTGGACCGCATTGACAGCCTGCTGTTCGTCATCCCCAGCGCCTATTATTACCTCTTGCTGGCCGGCGTCATCTAAGCCTCTGCTTCCCAGCTTCTCGCCAGGGCATCCAGCTCGCGCACGACCTCGGGTGGGAGGGGCGCCGGCTGGTGGGTCTCCAGCAAGTTTCGCAGGCGGGCGTGCACGCGCGCGGCGAAATCTGGT
This region includes:
- a CDS encoding undecaprenyl diphosphate synthase family protein, whose product is GLTPEQVTEEVVSSYLHTAGLPDPDLIIRTAGEMRLSNFLIWQSAYAEYYSTPVYWPDFDREELYKALVAYSQRERRYGRVLDQ
- a CDS encoding phosphatidate cytidylyltransferase, whose protein sequence is MLRTRVLSALVLLPIVAVLLYLGGWWFAGAVLVVAGLALHELYGLLRQAELAPQEIIGLLLAVALVLPPILPSARPWLELAVTLCTAGALVWHMLQPGRTRPGVDALATLAGALYLGWMGRHFVALRLAPQGLWWTALALLSTWITDSGAYFVGRRWGRRPLAPRLSPKKTWEGAVGGWLTGVALTPAVAWLLGLSPWHGLALGALIATVAPFGDLAESMFKRQVGAKDSSNLIPGHGGMLDRIDSLLFVIPSAYYYLLLAGVI